The proteins below come from a single Magallana gigas chromosome 10, xbMagGiga1.1, whole genome shotgun sequence genomic window:
- the LOC105334090 gene encoding membrane progestin receptor beta, translating to MVIKYLREGMPKTVSTSEVPVLYHEPHIEEGYRQSGLPWMYYISSLFQMHNETLNVWTHLIGFVLCVYNLLSFQDKYDLIDDPYMWPLVAGYAGMSAMFLFSACAHLMANTSSVVHYTGFGVDYAGLSLYGIGSVVLHFNYTVHHSVKGSFIHEYSVPIGCVLTIFVCVCGCVSKFRYSRPYPFARKLWIIVPVGLVFILVEIPILHRLYLYLLHRIHDESLIHHLGHMTFFIVAAVFFGSHIPERWYPGKFDLIGHSHQIFHVFIVLVAIEQTEALKIDIFNQRQNGLSHVTESKSSFIHTFGVVLFVLFVDTCSVYYFHKCVKDRETKSE from the coding sequence ATGGTGATTAAATATCTCCGGGAGGGGATGCCGAAGACGGTGTCCACAAGTGAAGTCCCGGTGTTGTATCACGAGCCGCACATTGAGGAAGGTTACCGCCAGAGTGGCCTGCCGTGGATGTATTACATATCGAGTCTGTTCCAGATGCACAACGAAACGCTCAATGTCTGGACCCACCTCATCGGGTTCGTCCTCTGTGTGTACAACCTCCTGTCTTTCCAGGACAAATACGATCTGATCGACGATCCTTACATGTGGCCGCTGGTTGCTGGGTACGCCGGAATGAGCGCCATGTTTTTATTTAGCGCATGCGCACACCTGATGGCCAACACGTCCAGTGTGGTGCACTATACGGGTTTTGGCGTGGACTATGCAGGACTCAGCTTATATGGGATCGGGAGTGTGGTGCTCCATTTCAATTATACAGTTCACCATTCCGTCAAAGGTTCATTCATTCACGAGTACTCCGTGCCAATAGGCTGTGTGCTGACCATCTTCGTCTGTGTATGTGGATGTGTTTCTAAATTTAGATACAGCAGACCGTATCCATTCGCGCGGAAGTTGTGGATCATCGTTCCGGTCGGGCTTGTGTTTATTCTAGTGGAGATTCCCATACTACATAGACTGTACTTATACCTCCTACACCGAATCCACGACGAGAGTCTTATACACCACCTAGGTCACATGACCTTCTTCATCGTGGCGGCCGTGTTTTTCGGGTCCCACATTCCCGAGCGGTGGTATCCCGGGAAGTTTGACCTGATTGGACACAGCCACCAGATCTTTCACGTGTTTATTGTCCTTGTGGCCATCGAGCAGACGGAGGCCCTCAAAATAGACATCTTTAACCAGAGACAAAATGGCCTCTCTCACGTGACCGAGTCCAAGTCCAGCTTCATTCACACGTTCGGTGTGGTTCTGTTCGTCCTTTTTGTTGATACATGCAGcgtgtattattttcataagtGTGTCAAAGACAGGGAAACCAAGTCAGAATGA